CAGGTAACTCTCCTGTTAATTTAATGCCCCAGACTTTGGGCATTTTTACATAAAAGGGTTCACCAGCAATAGCCATAGCGACATCGATACCACCGGCGCCAATGGCCAACATCCCCATACAGCCATTGGCACATGTATGACTGTCAGAGCCAAGTAATGTTTTGCCGGGTTTGGCCAACCTTTGCATATGCACTGGGTGACTCACGCCGTTACCTGGCCGGCTAAAATGGAGACCAAATCGTTGTGTAGAGCTCTCCAAGAATAAGTGGTCATCAGGGTTCTTACTATCTTCCTGAATTAAGTTGTGGTCAACATATTGAGCCGAAGCCTCTGTTTTGGCGTAGTCTAAACCCATGGCTTCAAGTTCAAGCATAACCAGGGTTCCCGTTGCGTCTTGGGTTAAGGTTTGGTCAATTTTCAGTCCAATTTCTTCTCCGGGCGTCATCTCACCTGAAACAAGGTGGTCTTTAATGAGTTTTTGAGCAACATTAAATGCCATAATTTACCTCCTATAATCAAACCTTCATGTTTATGATATTCATCGTACAATTAGTTTACCCTAATTTACACTTGAAATAACGAGATTTTTCAGGGATAAGTTAAATGGATAAGTTAAATAAATGAGCAAAGACTAATGAAAGAATTTATAATTAAGAGAGGGTATTCTGTATGGCAGATTTTAATTGGATTTGGAAAGCCGTTTTGATGGTCATCGTAGGCACATTTCTTTTGCGGATTGCCGGTCGCAAATCAATCGCTCAAATGACGCTTGCGCAAACCGTGCTGATGATTGCGATTGGTTCCTTATTGATTCAACCTGTTTCTGGAAAAAACTTATGGGTGACTTTCGGCGTAGGTGCTGTATTAGTGGTGACCCTCATCGCTATGGAATTTGGCCAACTCAAATCAGATAGTATTGAAAAATTCATAACAGGAAAGTCTGTTCCATTAATTGAGAACGGAACACTCAATGAAAAAAACTTGAGCCATCTACGGTTAACAGTTGATCAACTTGAAATGAAGTTGAGGCAGAAAAATATTAAGAAGGTGAGCCATGTTAAATGGGCCACGTTGGAACCAAACGGCCAATTGGGCTATGAACTCAAACAGGACTATCAGCCTGCGCTCAAGAAGGATTTGCAATCATTGGCTACAGATATAAGTGAATTAAAGGAAGCCCTTAACCATTTGTTAAATGATGATGACTTGTTAACGGAGCTGAATCAAAAGCTAAATCGAATGAATCAGACTTTAGCACAGTCTAGTGACCAGTCTGATATCTTTAAAGAAGTTCAGCAAAAAGGGCATAATGATACACCGCCAAAACGACTGCAATGATGATATATTAAAATAATTTTTCTGTTACGCCACTGAGGTGGCGTGTTTTTTTGTCCTTATTTAATAAACGAAAGAGACAGAGCAGTTGTAGACACGCCTAACCCTATTCATTCATATAATGACATCAACATACATTGTGTTAAAAGGTGATAAGGGGATGGTCGTGTTGAAACCTGAATCACGTCAGGAATTGGATCGAACAATTGATGAAATTACGGAGATTGCTGATGGCTTTGGTCTTGATTTTTTTCCGATGCGTTATGAAGTTTGTCCCGCGGATATTATTTATACATTTGGTGCTTATGCGATGCCGACGCGGTTTTCACACTGGAGTTTCGGTAAGCAGTATCACAAAATGAAACTGCAATATGACCTTGGATTAAGTAAGATTTATGAACTCGTGATTAATTCCAATCCGTGCTATGCTTTTTTATTAAATACCAATAGTTTGATTCAAAATAAAATGATTATCGCTCACGTCCTTGCCCATTGTGATTTCTTCAAAAACAACATCCGGTTTCAGAATACCCGTCGTGACATGGTCGAAAGCATGAGCGCGACGGCTGAACGCATTAAGCATTACGAATATGAGTATGGTAAAGAGCAAGTCGAAACGTTTATAGACGCTGTACTTTCCATTAATGAGCACATTGATCCATCATTGGTGAAATCAGCTGCCCAACCGGTCCATACTAAGAATCATAAGACGCAATCTCATCCTCAATCGTCCTACGAAGATTTGTTGACGATGGATAAGGATGTAAAAGAAACTCTGCCCGCGAAAGTTTCTCCACGGTTTCCTGAACAGCCGGAGAAAGATTTGCTCCTGTTTATTG
This genomic interval from Tuberibacillus sp. Marseille-P3662 contains the following:
- a CDS encoding DUF421 domain-containing protein produces the protein MADFNWIWKAVLMVIVGTFLLRIAGRKSIAQMTLAQTVLMIAIGSLLIQPVSGKNLWVTFGVGAVLVVTLIAMEFGQLKSDSIEKFITGKSVPLIENGTLNEKNLSHLRLTVDQLEMKLRQKNIKKVSHVKWATLEPNGQLGYELKQDYQPALKKDLQSLATDISELKEALNHLLNDDDLLTELNQKLNRMNQTLAQSSDQSDIFKEVQQKGHNDTPPKRLQ